In Massilia antarctica, the following are encoded in one genomic region:
- a CDS encoding class I SAM-dependent methyltransferase: MTDTLTTDASAWIARFAPLAPRGEALDLACGSGRHARLLAALGHPVIALDRDPEALAAAAGEGISTMQFDLEDGSAPWPFGEGRFAVIVVTNYLHRPLIPALVRSLAPGGLLIYETFACGNEEFGRPSNPAFLLHEGELLRQAAAHHLRVLAFEDGFTSLPKAAMVQRLCAAGADFARADARLDGGAAPTEARF; encoded by the coding sequence ATGACCGACACACTCACTACTGACGCCTCCGCCTGGATCGCCCGCTTCGCGCCGCTGGCGCCGCGCGGCGAGGCGCTCGACCTGGCTTGCGGCAGCGGCCGCCACGCACGTCTGCTGGCCGCGCTCGGCCACCCGGTGATCGCGCTCGACCGCGACCCCGAGGCCCTCGCCGCCGCCGCGGGCGAAGGCATCAGCACCATGCAGTTCGACCTCGAAGACGGCAGCGCGCCCTGGCCGTTCGGGGAGGGGCGCTTTGCCGTGATCGTCGTGACCAATTACCTGCACCGCCCGCTCATCCCCGCACTGGTGCGCAGCCTGGCGCCGGGTGGTTTGCTGATCTATGAAACCTTTGCGTGCGGAAATGAAGAATTTGGCCGCCCGAGCAATCCCGCCTTCTTGCTGCACGAGGGCGAGCTGCTGCGCCAGGCGGCGGCCCATCACTTGCGCGTGCTGGCCTTCGAAGACGGTTTCACCAGCCTGCCCAAGGCGGCCATGGTGCAGCGCCTGTGCGCCGCCGGGGCCGATTTTGCGCGCGCCGATGCCCGTCTGGACGGGGGCGCGGCGCCGACCGAAGCGCGATTCTAG
- a CDS encoding tryptophan--tRNA ligase — MYPDRVVSGMRPTGTMHLGHYHGALKNWIKMQAEQPCLFFVADWHALTTHYDDPGIIERSTWDMLVDWLAAGVDPSQATLFIQSRVPEHAELHLLLSMATPLGWLERVPTYKDQIENLSNKDLATYGFLGYPLLQAADVLIYRASQVPVGDDQVPHIEMMREIARRFNHMYGKEKGFEEKALEAVKKLGSKRARLYQELRTAYQQEGKDDALEQAHAMLNDAQSLSMIDRERLFGYLEGSRKLILVEPQAKLTVASRLPGLDGRKMSKSYGNAISLREDKESVVKKVRTMPTDPARVRRSDVGDPRKCPVWQLHEVYSDEATRDWVVQGCTTAGIGCIECKQPVIDAIVKEQEPMHERAQQYLDDPSLVRAIVADGCETARKLAQETMRDVREAMGLAYT, encoded by the coding sequence ATGTACCCAGATCGTGTTGTTTCCGGTATGCGCCCGACGGGCACCATGCACCTTGGCCATTACCACGGCGCCCTCAAAAACTGGATCAAGATGCAGGCGGAACAGCCTTGCCTGTTTTTCGTGGCCGACTGGCACGCCCTGACCACCCATTACGACGACCCCGGCATCATCGAGCGCAGCACCTGGGACATGCTGGTCGACTGGCTGGCGGCCGGGGTCGACCCCTCGCAGGCGACCCTGTTCATCCAGTCGCGCGTACCCGAGCATGCCGAACTGCACCTGCTGCTGTCGATGGCCACGCCGCTCGGCTGGCTGGAACGGGTGCCGACCTACAAGGACCAGATCGAGAACCTCAGTAACAAGGACCTGGCCACCTACGGCTTCCTCGGCTATCCGCTGCTGCAGGCGGCCGACGTGCTGATCTACCGCGCCAGCCAGGTGCCGGTGGGCGACGACCAGGTGCCGCACATCGAAATGATGCGCGAGATCGCGCGCCGCTTCAACCATATGTACGGCAAGGAAAAAGGCTTCGAGGAAAAGGCGCTGGAAGCGGTCAAGAAGCTCGGCAGCAAGCGCGCCCGGCTGTACCAGGAATTGCGCACCGCTTACCAGCAGGAAGGCAAGGACGATGCGCTGGAGCAAGCCCACGCCATGCTCAACGATGCCCAGAGCCTGTCGATGATCGACCGCGAGCGCCTGTTCGGCTACCTGGAAGGCAGCCGCAAGCTGATCCTGGTCGAGCCGCAGGCGAAGCTGACGGTGGCCTCGCGCCTGCCCGGGCTGGATGGGCGCAAGATGTCAAAAAGTTATGGCAACGCCATTTCCCTGCGCGAAGACAAGGAGTCGGTGGTCAAGAAAGTGCGCACCATGCCGACCGACCCGGCGCGCGTGCGCCGCAGCGACGTTGGCGATCCGCGCAAATGCCCGGTATGGCAATTGCACGAAGTTTATTCCGACGAAGCGACCCGCGACTGGGTGGTCCAGGGTTGCACCACGGCCGGCATCGGCTGCATCGAATGCAAGCAGCCGGTGATCGACGCCATCGTCAAGGAACAGGAACCGATGCACGAACGTGCCCAGCAATACCTGGACGACCCCTCCTTGGTGCGCGCCATCGTCGCCGACGGCTGCGAAACGGCGCGCAAACTGGCACAGGAAACCATGCGCGACGTGCGCGAAGCGATGGGCCTGGCTTACACTTGA
- a CDS encoding site-2 protease family protein produces MNSTHQTMQALFVFAIPVLFAISLHEVAHGYVARYFGDPTAANEGRLSINPLRHIDPFGTVALPLVLYWLIQLPFGYARPVPVEYDRLRNPKKHMAFVALAGPAANFAMGVAWTIIGILLAAAGVGERFLFDMVRAGVSVNAVMMVFNLLPIPPLDGSHVLASVLPERVLRLLPTVPPDGGRTLASLLPGAMLAALPKRLLRLVNDVAVIDVLIFAAFILLMRLHVLDSFLFKAMTVAIAAFSRVASPFSFFLS; encoded by the coding sequence ATGAATAGCACTCACCAGACCATGCAGGCACTGTTTGTGTTCGCGATTCCGGTCCTGTTCGCCATTTCCCTGCATGAAGTGGCGCATGGTTACGTGGCCCGGTATTTCGGCGATCCGACCGCGGCCAACGAAGGTCGCCTGAGCATCAATCCGCTGCGTCACATCGATCCCTTCGGCACCGTGGCCTTGCCGCTGGTGCTGTACTGGCTGATCCAGTTGCCCTTCGGTTACGCCAGGCCGGTCCCGGTGGAATACGACCGCCTGCGCAATCCCAAGAAACACATGGCTTTCGTGGCCTTGGCCGGCCCGGCCGCCAATTTCGCCATGGGCGTGGCGTGGACCATCATCGGCATCCTGCTGGCCGCCGCCGGCGTGGGCGAGCGCTTCCTGTTCGACATGGTGCGCGCCGGCGTGAGCGTCAACGCGGTCATGATGGTGTTCAACCTGCTGCCCATTCCGCCGCTCGACGGCAGCCATGTGCTGGCCAGCGTGCTGCCCGAACGCGTGCTGCGCCTGCTGCCGACCGTGCCGCCGGATGGCGGGCGCACCCTGGCGTCCCTGCTGCCGGGCGCCATGCTGGCGGCCTTGCCCAAGCGCCTGTTGCGGCTCGTGAATGATGTGGCCGTGATCGACGTGCTCATTTTCGCCGCCTTCATCCTGCTGATGCGCCTGCATGTGCTCGACAGCTTCCTGTTCAAGGCGATGACGGTGGCGATTGCCGCCTTTTCCCGGGTCGCGTCTCCCTTTTCTTTTTTCCTGAGTTAA
- the htpX gene encoding protease HtpX produces the protein MKRILLFLATNLAVILVLTVVLNVFGIARAVSASGINIGQLLVFSAVVGFTGSFISLLMSKPMAKWSTGARVIDNPVNPSEVWLVDTVRKLAERAGISMPEVAVYEGAPNAFATGAFKNSALVAVSTGLLESMDRDDIEAVLGHEVAHVANGDMVTLTLIQGVVNTFVVFLARVVGFFVDKVVLRGNSDRGPGIGYMVTVFVCELVFGLVASIIVAWFSRQREFRADAGSARLLGSPRPMQQALARLGGLAPGTLPSQMSAFGISGPGSAWGALFATHPPMEERIAALNNLPPA, from the coding sequence ATGAAGCGCATTTTGCTGTTCCTTGCCACTAACCTTGCGGTGATCCTGGTCTTGACCGTGGTGCTGAACGTGTTCGGCATCGCGCGTGCGGTCAGTGCGTCCGGCATCAACATCGGCCAGTTGCTGGTGTTTTCGGCCGTGGTCGGCTTCACCGGATCCTTCATTTCCTTGCTGATGAGCAAACCGATGGCCAAGTGGTCGACCGGCGCGCGCGTGATCGACAACCCGGTCAATCCCAGCGAGGTGTGGCTGGTCGATACCGTGCGCAAGCTGGCCGAGCGGGCCGGCATCAGCATGCCCGAGGTCGCCGTGTACGAGGGCGCGCCGAATGCCTTCGCCACTGGCGCATTCAAGAATTCCGCCCTGGTCGCCGTCTCCACCGGTTTGCTGGAAAGCATGGACCGCGATGACATCGAAGCCGTGCTCGGCCACGAAGTGGCCCACGTCGCCAATGGCGACATGGTCACCCTTACCCTGATCCAGGGCGTGGTCAATACCTTCGTGGTGTTCCTGGCGCGGGTGGTCGGCTTTTTCGTCGACAAGGTCGTGCTGCGCGGTAATAGCGACCGTGGTCCCGGCATCGGCTACATGGTCACCGTCTTCGTGTGCGAACTGGTGTTCGGCCTGGTCGCGTCGATCATCGTCGCCTGGTTTTCGCGCCAACGGGAATTCCGTGCCGACGCCGGCTCGGCCAGGCTGCTGGGCAGCCCGCGCCCCATGCAGCAGGCGCTGGCGCGCCTGGGCGGCCTGGCCCCCGGCACCTTGCCGTCGCAAATGTCGGCGTTCGGCATTTCCGGCCCCGGTTCGGCCTGGGGCGCCCTGTTCGCCACCCACCCGCCGATGGAAGAACGTATCGCCGCCCTCAACAACCTGCCTCCCGCATGA
- a CDS encoding 3',5'-nucleoside bisphosphate phosphatase, whose amino-acid sequence MLNVDLHCHSTVSDGVLAPAAVANYAHKAGVNAWALTDHDEVGGVPAARAAAADLGMHFVSGVEISITWANHTVHIVGLQIDADNPGLVQGLAATRSGRDARGRDMAEQLARAGIPGAYEGALKFVDNPDLMSRTHFARYLVESGVCANIPEVFRKYLVEGKPGYVPHRWASLTQAVGWIRGAGGIPVIAHPGRYKLGMVGQGALFDEFKQLGGTAIEVVTGSHTPDQYHLYAEEARRYGFLASRGTDFHAPGESRVDFAALPPLPSSVKPVWHDWF is encoded by the coding sequence ATGCTGAATGTAGATCTCCATTGTCACTCGACCGTGTCCGACGGCGTCCTGGCGCCTGCCGCCGTCGCCAACTACGCGCACAAGGCGGGGGTGAACGCGTGGGCCCTGACCGACCACGATGAAGTCGGCGGCGTGCCCGCCGCGCGCGCGGCGGCCGCCGACCTGGGCATGCATTTCGTGTCCGGCGTCGAAATCTCGATCACCTGGGCCAACCATACCGTGCACATCGTCGGCTTGCAGATCGATGCCGACAATCCCGGCCTGGTGCAGGGCCTGGCCGCCACCCGCAGCGGACGCGATGCGCGCGGGCGCGACATGGCCGAGCAACTGGCCCGCGCCGGCATCCCCGGCGCCTACGAGGGCGCGCTCAAGTTCGTCGATAATCCCGACCTGATGTCGCGCACCCATTTCGCGCGCTACCTGGTCGAGTCCGGCGTGTGCGCGAATATCCCGGAAGTGTTCCGTAAATACCTGGTCGAAGGCAAGCCCGGTTATGTGCCGCACCGCTGGGCCAGCCTGACCCAGGCGGTCGGCTGGATCCGCGGCGCCGGCGGGATTCCCGTCATCGCCCATCCGGGCCGCTACAAGCTGGGCATGGTGGGGCAGGGCGCCTTGTTCGATGAATTCAAGCAACTGGGTGGCACGGCGATCGAGGTTGTCACGGGCAGCCACACGCCGGACCAGTATCACCTGTACGCCGAGGAAGCGCGGCGCTATGGCTTCCTGGCGTCGCGCGGCACCGATTTTCACGCGCCTGGCGAGTCGCGGGTCGATTTCGCGGCCTTGCCGCCGCTGCCATCGAGCGTCAAGCCGGTCTGGCACGACTGGTTCTGA
- a CDS encoding alpha/beta fold hydrolase: protein MKPSRSEFLTVRGLRTHVRHWGREGAPKLFMVHGWMDVSASFQFVVDCLEKDWHVIAPDWRGFGLSERSHSDTYWFPDYVADLDAMLDHYAPREAVNLLGHSMGGNVVGIYAGARPARVRRLINLEGFGLPASSPDKAPRRYAKWLDEMRAPPSLRTYPSQAAVAARLQKTNPRLPDERAHFLARHWSAQNAAGEWEILGDPNHKKPTPLGYQVEEVMACWSAISAPVLWVEAEDTTMWQWMGPREEARIEVDRRLGHLKTVSTRMMADAGHMLHHDQPEALAAMVEAFLV, encoded by the coding sequence ATGAAACCATCCCGATCCGAATTCCTGACCGTGCGCGGCTTGCGCACCCACGTGCGCCACTGGGGCAGGGAGGGCGCGCCCAAGCTGTTCATGGTGCACGGCTGGATGGATGTGTCGGCCTCGTTCCAGTTCGTGGTCGATTGCCTGGAGAAAGACTGGCATGTGATCGCGCCCGACTGGCGCGGCTTCGGGCTCTCCGAACGCAGCCATTCTGACACTTACTGGTTTCCCGACTACGTGGCCGATCTCGATGCCATGCTCGATCATTACGCGCCTCGTGAGGCGGTCAACCTGCTCGGCCACAGCATGGGCGGCAATGTGGTCGGCATTTACGCCGGCGCGCGCCCGGCCCGGGTGCGCCGCCTGATCAACCTGGAAGGCTTCGGCTTGCCCGCGTCGAGCCCGGACAAGGCGCCGCGCCGATACGCCAAGTGGCTTGACGAGATGCGCGCGCCGCCGTCCTTGCGCACCTATCCGAGCCAGGCGGCGGTGGCGGCGCGCCTGCAAAAAACCAATCCGCGCCTGCCCGACGAGCGCGCGCACTTCCTGGCGCGCCACTGGTCGGCGCAAAACGCGGCCGGCGAATGGGAAATCCTGGGCGACCCGAATCACAAGAAGCCCACGCCGCTCGGCTACCAGGTGGAAGAAGTGATGGCGTGCTGGTCGGCGATCAGCGCGCCGGTGCTGTGGGTCGAGGCGGAAGACACGACTATGTGGCAATGGATGGGGCCGCGCGAGGAAGCTCGCATCGAGGTCGACCGCCGCCTGGGACACTTGAAAACGGTGAGCACGCGCATGATGGCCGACGCCGGCCATATGCTGCATCACGATCAGCCCGAGGCGCTGGCCGCGATGGTGGAAGCGTTCCTGGTTTAG
- a CDS encoding type II toxin-antitoxin system ChpB family toxin, which produces MVKRAKFGRGDIILVNLDPTKGHERQGMRPALVLSTSVFNALGLALVAPIAQGGDFARHAGFAAPLTGSGTTIQGVVLVNQVRMLDLEARAARRVETAPEFVVDDALARLRAITD; this is translated from the coding sequence GTGGTAAAGCGAGCCAAGTTTGGGCGTGGCGATATCATCCTCGTCAATCTTGACCCGACCAAGGGCCATGAACGACAAGGCATGCGGCCTGCGCTTGTGTTATCGACCAGCGTGTTCAATGCGCTCGGCCTCGCGCTGGTGGCGCCAATTGCCCAGGGAGGCGACTTTGCACGGCATGCCGGCTTCGCTGCGCCCTTGACTGGATCGGGCACGACAATCCAGGGCGTGGTACTGGTCAATCAAGTGCGCATGCTGGACCTGGAGGCGCGCGCCGCCAGACGGGTGGAAACGGCGCCCGAGTTTGTTGTCGATGATGCGCTCGCACGCCTGCGTGCAATTACCGACTGA
- a CDS encoding AbrB/MazE/SpoVT family DNA-binding domain-containing protein, with translation MELSVQKWGNSAAVRLPTELLGILKATLGDKLTVSVQNEGVLLKVKRPAYSLADLVAQCDPSAPEPVDMAAWSNVTPVGREAW, from the coding sequence ATGGAATTGTCGGTACAAAAATGGGGTAACAGCGCGGCAGTGCGACTGCCCACCGAGTTGCTTGGCATCCTGAAGGCGACGTTGGGCGACAAGCTGACCGTCAGCGTGCAAAACGAGGGTGTGCTGCTGAAAGTAAAGCGACCGGCGTATTCGCTGGCGGACCTGGTGGCCCAGTGCGACCCCTCGGCACCGGAGCCCGTGGATATGGCTGCGTGGAGCAATGTCACGCCAGTAGGGCGTGAAGCGTGGTAA
- a CDS encoding gamma carbonic anhydrase family protein: MAIYQLGEHAPEIHSSAYVADSASLIGKVTLEANTSVWSGATLRGDNERITIGANSNVQEGTVMHTDMGFPLTIGSNVTVGHQAMLHGCTVGDGSLIGIQAVILNGARIGKGCLVGAGALVTEGKEFPDHSLIIGAPAKAVRTLSAEDIARLEGSAASYVARGQLFKTQLKKIG, encoded by the coding sequence ATGGCTATCTACCAACTGGGCGAGCATGCGCCCGAGATTCACTCTTCCGCCTACGTCGCCGATTCCGCCAGCCTGATCGGCAAAGTGACCCTGGAGGCGAATACCTCGGTCTGGTCCGGCGCCACCCTGCGCGGCGATAACGAGCGCATCACGATCGGCGCCAACAGCAATGTGCAGGAAGGCACGGTCATGCACACCGACATGGGCTTTCCACTCACCATCGGCAGCAATGTGACGGTCGGCCACCAGGCCATGCTGCACGGCTGCACGGTGGGCGACGGCTCGCTGATCGGCATCCAGGCCGTGATCCTGAACGGCGCCAGGATCGGCAAGGGTTGCCTGGTCGGCGCCGGTGCGCTGGTGACCGAAGGAAAAGAATTCCCTGACCACTCGCTCATCATCGGCGCCCCGGCCAAGGCCGTGCGCACCCTGAGCGCGGAAGACATCGCGCGTCTCGAAGGCAGCGCCGCCAGCTATGTGGCACGCGGCCAGCTATTCAAGACGCAACTGAAAAAGATTGGATAA
- the hslO gene encoding Hsp33 family molecular chaperone HslO produces the protein MTTENNNDTLQKFIFDNAAVRGEFVEISSTWGEIQQRHSYPPAVKKVLGEMVAAAALLSANLKFNGAIVMQIHGDGPVRLLVVECDSDLRMRATAKLAEGVTVADDTSLTDLLNAGGKARFVITLDPTDKMPGQQPYQGIVPLDGDDMATVIENYMLRSEQLDTRLWLAADDGVSRGLLLQKLPRHSGKDDQIKQSSEADELETWNRAVMLASTLKQEELLSTDIQTLMNRLFWEETIRVFEPAHPRFHCSCTREKVGNMLKMLGREEVDGALDELGQLAIDCDFCGKHYSFDKVDCAQLFVDGTPVEVLLPASDVKH, from the coding sequence ATGACTACAGAAAATAACAACGATACCCTGCAAAAATTCATCTTCGACAATGCCGCCGTGCGCGGCGAGTTCGTCGAAATCTCCAGCACCTGGGGCGAGATCCAGCAACGCCACAGCTATCCGCCGGCCGTCAAGAAGGTGCTCGGCGAAATGGTGGCGGCGGCGGCCCTGCTGTCGGCCAACCTCAAGTTCAACGGCGCCATCGTCATGCAAATCCACGGCGACGGGCCGGTGCGCCTGCTGGTGGTCGAATGCGATTCCGACCTGCGCATGCGCGCCACCGCCAAGCTGGCGGAAGGCGTGACGGTGGCCGACGACACGAGCCTGACCGACCTGCTCAACGCGGGCGGCAAGGCGCGCTTCGTCATCACGCTCGACCCGACTGACAAGATGCCCGGCCAGCAGCCCTACCAGGGCATCGTGCCGCTCGATGGCGACGACATGGCGACCGTCATCGAAAACTACATGCTGCGTTCCGAGCAGCTCGACACGCGCCTGTGGCTGGCGGCCGACGATGGCGTCTCGCGCGGCCTGCTGCTGCAAAAGCTGCCGCGCCACAGCGGCAAGGATGACCAGATCAAGCAAAGCAGCGAAGCCGACGAGCTGGAAACCTGGAACCGCGCCGTCATGCTGGCCTCGACCCTGAAGCAGGAAGAGCTGCTCTCGACCGACATCCAGACCTTGATGAACCGCCTGTTCTGGGAAGAGACGATCCGCGTGTTCGAGCCGGCCCACCCCCGCTTCCACTGCAGCTGCACGCGCGAAAAAGTCGGCAACATGCTCAAGATGCTGGGCCGCGAGGAAGTCGACGGCGCCCTCGATGAGCTGGGCCAGCTGGCGATCGACTGCGATTTCTGCGGCAAGCACTACTCCTTCGACAAGGTCGATTGCGCGCAGCTGTTCGTGGACGGCACGCCGGTCGAAGTGCTGCTTCCCGCCAGCGACGTGAAGCACTGA
- a CDS encoding acyl-CoA thioesterase, whose product MRESPRSAFPHFLAIPTRWMDNDAYQHVNNVVYYSFFDTAVNQFLIARGVLDIHADAVVGLVVDTGCTYFRSIAFPDTVHVGMRVTRLGNSSVRYELALYRNDEALPAAAGHFVHVYVERASNRSVPVPDAVRAVLATIASAAA is encoded by the coding sequence ATGCGCGAGTCGCCCCGCTCCGCCTTCCCGCATTTTCTGGCCATTCCCACGCGCTGGATGGACAACGACGCCTACCAGCACGTCAACAACGTCGTCTACTACAGCTTTTTCGACACCGCCGTGAACCAGTTCCTGATCGCGCGCGGCGTGCTCGATATCCACGCCGACGCCGTGGTCGGGCTGGTGGTCGACACGGGCTGCACGTACTTTCGCTCGATCGCCTTTCCCGACACGGTGCACGTGGGCATGCGCGTGACCAGGCTGGGCAACTCCAGCGTGCGCTACGAGCTGGCGCTGTACCGCAACGATGAAGCGCTGCCCGCGGCGGCCGGGCATTTTGTCCATGTCTACGTCGAGCGCGCGAGCAACCGTTCGGTCCCCGTTCCCGACGCCGTGCGCGCCGTGCTGGCCACCATCGCCAGCGCGGCGGCGTAA